The following nucleotide sequence is from Sander vitreus isolate 19-12246 chromosome 3, sanVit1, whole genome shotgun sequence.
CATTAAGTTCActtcctgattttttttttttttttggtttttgttttgtgtgtgtagtgtgctaACTTAGCCGTGATAGGCTGGATCTGTGGAGACTTTGGTGTAACAGTTAGAGTTTAACACAAGCTAGCAAATAACTTTAACCAGTTAACGTAAGCAGGAAGCTATTTGAATTTAAATCCACATGTTCATTTGCTAGCACTGCTATACCTCAGTTATTAAAACCATCCAAGGTATTAATGTGGTGCATAACGCACCACACTTAACAGTATCCTGTTAAACTGAGCTTGCTCCACTAAGGGGGACCACTACCAATATCTGAAAGAGATTGAATATCAGCTACTAATTATATTTAATTTCAAGATAAGTGAGCTGCCTGCTATTGTAAATGTAGTTGATTATTGTTGATATGTGCCTCTCTCCCTACTCCTCTAGTTTCCTGCTGAGTCACATTCCATTTAATGGGAAGGGgaactgaggaaaatataacaGTGTTATAGGTGGCTTCCACTCTGTATTGTGATACATGCCTTCAGCCACTGGGTGTCCTGCTTTAACACTCTTTGTCGACATTGTCTTTTCCTGGGTAGCTTCATAGAGAATATTTGGCTCCAGTTAAGGGCTCTGTGTTTTGCCAGGAATGATCTGGAGCAGTGAGAGGTTGTGGCGGCCTCATCAGTAGCTGTCACCACGGCGGGGGACCACAGGACCTCCGTCTGCAGGGTGGTCATCTTCCTCCAAAGGGACATGTCCGGGGACAGCTGCCTGCCCCAGCATCACACCCAGTCTCACTCATCCTCCTCAGTCCCTCCTCTGACCTGTCCCAAGACCAAGACCTGCAGTTATCGAGGAGCGGTGGGCCTCGGCAACAAGTATGTCCGCATCAATGTTGGCGGGACCCTGTTTTACACCACACTGCAAGTGCTGACCAAGCAGAACTCCATGCTGAAAGCTATGTTCAGTGGAAAGAAGGAAGTGTTCACTGATAAAGAAGGTAAGCCATCTCTGAACTGCAGATCAAGGTGTTGTccacagtggaaaaaaaaatctattctaTGCTGTTACCTTTCCACAACACATCTGTGAAAACTAGTATTGCCATTTTAATGTGCTGTTTTCATGACATTGACGGTTAAAATTCAACACAACCTCTAACAGCGACTGTTCAGAGTATAATGGCTGATTTGTATGTATGCTTTTACGGAAAACATGACTTCACTGACACATTTGTGGCATATTTTGGGAAAATGGATCACAAATATTTTATCGACTGCTATTGTAAACCACACTTGTTGCTCATCATGATCACAACAGGTCTAGCCAAGAATTATTGAACTAATTCTACTGAAAGAACACCAGAAAAAGTCTCACATAATTAGTGTCATTGCCTTTTTTAAGATGTTGGATTTGCTGTTATGTTGATCACACATTGTTTAGTTTGAATGAAAATCTGCAAAATCTGTTTCATGTCACAGTATTGTGCACCGGTGGCTTAGAAGTGCATATTCTCAACATGGtctgttttttctgttcagGTTGGATCCTGATTGACCGTAGTGGGAAACACTTTGGCAGCATCCTGTGCTACCTACGTGACGGCACAGTCACCTTACCCAAAGGGCGTCAGGCTGTCCAGGAGCTGATGGCTGAGGCAAAATATTACCTTGTCCAGGGCCTAGTGGAGCTTTGTCAAAACACCCTGCAGGTCAGTCACACCCACACTGACTGATATTTGAAGTACAGAGAATGAGGATGTATTGTTATCAAGCCTTTGGACAGTTTGTGTATCAGCAGAAGAGTTCTGgttctgtagtcattttttttctcatcattACACAAAATGCACTGAGCCTAGTCAGTGAGCATCTCTGGATACtcaatgtaaaatttcaagttAAATGACCTACAGTACTGCGTTTACAATTATTTATaacattagttgtttttttttgtattcttgtcCGTCTTAACATCTGGGACCAGATGCATTAAACTCTGTGTAGATTCACGACTAAAGCTGTGTGTACCCACAATATACCGTACGCATTATTTTTATCAGATTTGTAAAGCTGCACGTCAGCTGATTCTGTTTCataaatctcaatcattctcgAAATGGGCGTACGTGCATGAGCCTCATTCCACTCCCACTATTCGCCATAAATGGAGAAACGGCCTTAAACATCCATTTGCACGTCGATACTCCACCACTCATTAGACCTGTCACGCACTGCTGGGGCTATTTTTAGTATCTGTAGCACTAATTCATCACATGTTTCTGCAAACCATCATTGCGTTAAATTCTCAATCACTATGCTTATTAAATGTCAGAAGGATGAGCAATTATTCATTCATATGGCGCTAATGTTAAAACAGACTTCACAAAGTGCTCAGGATAAAATTGATCGATCATTGATGATGGCTCGAATGTAAATTAAGAAGTGGTGAAATTCACTCAACTAATTTAAAATGAAGTCTATAAATTGGCCTTTTAATATTTTACAGAATGCTGTTTAGACTGCAAAAAAAATAGTCCCAGGAACTTCACTCaagatttaaagctttagtgcgtaattttttgatattaatgaacgtccgttacattcaagccattgctacaaaagctaattaagactatcagttCCACACAACCGCGTCTGTAATTCTctgtatggctatgttcagaagattgtcgTCCGGTGagtttcccgcgcagaaactcgagtgaagataatgacctcttctgaagagtccatcatgtttgtttaatcctCCTGTCCTCCTTAGCTGCTAGCAACTggggtgggggcgcgtgcgcgatcacggaaggcttgtatcatgtggacgcgccgacagtgttgttgtcattacttagaattcctcatgggggcgacaggaactacacactatagctttaaatcaaGAATTGGATGCTTTTGCTCATTTTTCTTCTACTTTTTGAGGAGCCATTGTTTGAGACACATGGTTTCACGGTCAGTGGGTTGCTTCCTTCAATGTATGTAACTTCATTAAAgtttttccttgtctctctttACTTTGTTCTATTTTAGGCTGGTTAAGAAGTTTGTCAcacaactttgtttaaatgtcagcatcacaaaaaaacaattcataCAACTTAAATTCCATAAAAATTctattcccatcagcctcaactCTATGTTGTAGTgccaattagcaaatgttagcatgctaacctgCTAAAGTAAGATGGTGACTGACCATGGTAAACATCTGCAAATTAGCATTGTCCTCATAaggatgttagcatgctgatgttagcatttcgctcaaagcactgctgtgaaCGTGCTAGTATGGCTTAAATGATCCATAAATGGTTTcttagtttatttaaaaaaaaaaagtaccttatCACAATATATAAAGGTATCAGGATATACAATACCAAATACCCTGGTAGAGGATTTTATCCATATTGTTCTCCCCTACTTGCTATTTACTTCCTTTCGCAATATCCAAAAATTCCTTCAGTTAAAGTTTATGGTTCTCAGTTTTTGACCATAACTGAGTTCTATTAAGCTCCACAACCAAGCCTTTTCAGGTGCACAGATTTGATTTGCTGTGGACAGCAGTGTATGTTTATGCCTCTAGGCTAGTTTGCTGCACCATCTGTGGAAGACAAGTGTCAGTGCCTATGCATCATACTGACAGATGTTCACGAGAATGTCTGCCGAACTTCCAAGGTTTACACATCCTTTGGTTTCCAGGGGAACAGACTTCAAGTCATTGAGTTCTAAGCTCACCGGctgtcattcattcattcatcatcatGTCCAGTAGTTTATGAATGAACGGCACACAACCTGCCTCCTGAGGTCCATTGCATACTCTGTGTAAGCAGCATTCAGAACAAAGGGTGTTTCCAATATTCTTGTGTAGCACAGATTGTATCAACACACTACTAACACCAACTAACATGTTATGCATGTCTTGTGCTAAAAGAACAACGCAACAAAATGAGCAGCTGCCAAGTCACGTCtctttagggctgggtatcattcaaaaaatgttgcctgtatctatatatgtgtggaaagcggtcgcacaacagctgaaatggcacactccttcatagtatccttcaacaaaggaggaatgtagcacaatatggatgtgaaagcagttatgattagcctatgtgacaatacaatttgttttggttaaaatcaacaaataatcgtgataattaatcgtgatctcaatattgatcaaaataatcgtgattatcatttagcagccataatcgtgcagccctagttgaataccaaatttataaaacaaaaggaaattacaacattacatattacggcacaaatctttttatttatttttcagctcctactacgtgagtcccgtctctgtgcgtagagtagagtttttcctgcgcgtctctacgacgtgtaacgttagacagccaatcacaaacattagatcttggtagaagcatgctgcatgcttattggctcactgacgctgatgagatttactccttaggtattgaaattgggtattctATATTCTTGGGTATGCTTCTCTTAACAACTGTGGATCACCAGCGGATGCTGCCGGGAAGGCTGCATAAAATGTGGGATTGTAAAAGCATATATCCATTTATGGTGCATACACTAAGTTGCCAAATGTGTAGCCTTGTAAATTgagaggggggaaggggggggaggCAGAGATTTTTCACTGTTGTTTGGGGGATCAAGTGGACAGAATTACtagattgtctgtctgtctgtctgtctgtctatgcaAAAACAACTTCTGTTGCAATAAACACTGTAAAACGCGACCAGAATCAATAGGTAGTCTAATAAAGTGGCCCTACATGTCATTTACTAACTTAAATGTAACGTCACATTACTCATTAAGAAGCTCACTCATTTTTCTGTGCGTTTTATGAGTTTGCTGTTTCATTGTTCAATGAACAGGACAACCGCTTATGCAGGCTAAGTTTGACAGTTTctgtctcaaaatgaaatacctACCTTTCTTACCTACCTTGGGTGAGCCAAGCCGCACCAAGGGGTGTTACAATACATGCTACTCAGCCTCGTTTCTCTGTGTATTTGACTGGTTTAAACCTACCTGATTAATGCTCTTTTTGTTAGTAACATTTCGCCATGTTCTAAATacgtttatggtctcattttaaatgttaattttacccatttcaaaatgttatacCTGGCCTAAAGACACTATGAGTGAGCTATGAGCCAAAGACACAATAACTACCCATGATGCCTCTAACTCCCAGTGTATGTTGGTTTGTGATTGACAGGACAGTAAAGAGCAACCCCTGTGTGTTATACCTGTGGTCACCTCCAGTAAGGAAGAGGAGAGGCTCATCCAGTCCTCTACCAAGGTAAATCAGATCGTGCTGCAGTTCTGATCATTATTATGAATCTGGAATTACTGTAGTGAAGCTGGaaataatttagatttttttaacagCCTCTCCCCAAGTTTGGTCCTGCCCCAGTGCCAGAAAAACGAGCAAAATGCTCTTGTGATTGGTCTCTTCATGGGATTCGCTGTTGATAATTAACAGATAAAGCCATATCCTTTAATCTCATTTAGCAGCTATTCAAagataaagaaaacatttgtattttttcatgTGAATGCACTATGCAATATTCATTCAAACATGCATTTCTGCTCTCTTGTCTTGCCAAGGCACTGCCAAATAGGTAGTGCCTACTCAAAGTGATTTAACAGTTGGTACATTTTGATATTAAACCAATAAAATCCAGATGTttaatttcccccccccctctgttaGCCTGTGGTGAAGCTGGTGTACAACAGAAGCAATAACAAGTACTCTTACACCAGGTAAGAAAGCCCTCCTCCACAGGTCCCACTGCTTCCATCATTACCAGATCACtgatttgtttcatttgtttttcctgCTAATGAAGTCTAATAAGCTACAGGACACAGAGCAAAGTAAATGATGAagctctccttctccttcaccAGTTTGCTTTTGTCTCGACAGTAACTCGGACGACAACCTGTTGAAGAACATCGAGTTGTTCGACAGACTGTCTCTCAGCTTCAATGGCCGCGTCCTCTTTATCAAAGACGTGATCGGAGACGAGATCTGCTGCTGGTCCTTTTACGGTCAGGGTCGCAAGCTGGCGGAGGTCTGCTGCACCTCCATCGTCTACGCCACGGAGAAGAAGCAGACCAAGGTGAGGATGAGTTAGGCCTTGTTCAGACCGACTTGTGCTCTGCGTGGAAAAAAACGAGTCTGGCTTGGGTGTCCGGCAGAGACTCCAGCAAAACAACTCAGGGTAATCTGGCGAATAAGTTGAACAAGACTCAACTTTTGTTGCAACACACGTTGGCCAATTTAAATATATGCAAGCACATATTATATATGCCTTATAGATTACTTTGTAGCATAAATGCTGCATTTCTACCGTTTACCTCACAATCATCTCGATGAAACATAAAATATTTGCCGCCATGATAACTTTCCTGAGTTATAAAATCCTTTATTAACCCATTGTGCAGTGTTTTGGCGTCTGATAAGCCTTTAAAAGCATACATCTGTTACTCCAACTGGACTTCCTGGACTTCCATTTTATTGTATCAGCAACACAGCTCCCTGTGTGTGCTGTTTAACgcagggctgtttttttttttttttttggtctggaTCCCAACTTACTGCTGTTTTTGAAAATtacaaggagaaaaaaaaaaaagtatttatggCTCCACATAATTGAGGGCAGGACTTCTTGATACTATACCAAAGGTTTACATGCGCATACGAAAAATGGCATATGCCAAAAAATTAATCAGAGTTATAGAACTGCACAAACATTGTTCTTTTCTGGATCACAATCAACTTGAAAATGTGCTCACTTGGAGGAGCCTCATATCCCATACACTACAATCCCACAATTAACCATACACGtgatatgtatacacatattgTTCTTGTAGAGAACAGCAGCAGAattcaaaaaagaaagttaaaAGATTGCAGCGGTTACTGCAGTCAATAGTGCAGCTAATAGGACAGTTCCTGAAATGAAAGTTCTCAAACATGAAGATGGATGCCAAGACTCTAAACTGGTATGGGCAACATACCGGACCACATCATCTTTTGAtatctgtttaacatctacataaACACGTACATGACTAAGTAGATCACTTAGCaataaacactatattttaACGGAAAGAAATAACTCTGCAGAAACAATAGTGTTACATTTCATCCCATGTCAGGGGCAGATGGTAAGCTGTGTACCAAGATGTGACACACAACACTTAAAGAGAAACTGCACGCCggagtaggcctgcacgataaatcgttataaaatcgcaaTCTCAATTCACCCCTGTTAGcgattttaatttttaaatgacttcgaTTTACGATTATTTTTCAGTGACTTGAATGGCCAGTTGAATGTTAATTCTATAAAAGGCAAGCAGTTAAAGAGTGTGCTAAGAAATCATTAtgtttttgatactgtacttaaaCTGGCAATTGACAAACTCCATTTCTCTAGAGACTAATTATGTACTaactttaattatgtaaagacatgttcaaggagttcagatagagcctgtatcagggccatatttagttcaatgtgttatatgtcactatttttggta
It contains:
- the tnfaip1 gene encoding BTB/POZ domain-containing adapter for CUL3-mediated RhoA degradation protein 2, whose translation is MSGDSCLPQHHTQSHSSSSVPPLTCPKTKTCSYRGAVGLGNKYVRINVGGTLFYTTLQVLTKQNSMLKAMFSGKKEVFTDKEGWILIDRSGKHFGSILCYLRDGTVTLPKGRQAVQELMAEAKYYLVQGLVELCQNTLQDSKEQPLCVIPVVTSSKEEERLIQSSTKPVVKLVYNRSNNKYSYTSNSDDNLLKNIELFDRLSLSFNGRVLFIKDVIGDEICCWSFYGQGRKLAEVCCTSIVYATEKKQTKVEFPEARIYEETLNTLLYETMPLPDNSLLEATRRSYSNCGSHSEEEEGPGGAELRERVRRIHVKRYSTYDDRPLGQ